In one window of Coffea eugenioides isolate CCC68of unplaced genomic scaffold, Ceug_1.0 ScVebR1_1674;HRSCAF=2566, whole genome shotgun sequence DNA:
- the LOC113755732 gene encoding putative pentatricopeptide repeat-containing protein At1g12700, mitochondrial — protein sequence MAELGCIPLDDYTLSIVINCYCFLGRVDFGFSIFGGFFKRGILPNTATFTTLLKGLFREHKIHEAQGFFKKIIYEKLCVPDKITYGTVIDGLSKAGNTSMAIQVLRFMEKGGRCRPDTAAYSTIIDGLCKDKMMDQALSLLREMIEKGIAPDVITYSCLVRGLCNLSKWKDVEKLLTEMKAYNIVPNVITFNILIDALCKEGQLEGAEEVLKIMIEQNQKPDNATYSALMDGYCLQGRMDEAKIVFDKMAASGLNPDVQSHSILINGYMKKMKVEAAMSLFQEIRHKGLTPNVVTYTTFLQGLFSVGWYLTAIEAFDEMRAAGLKPNFHTYCVLLNGLCKNSHVEEALQFLHKMEVDGVDCHITMYNIVLDGLCKCGKLDSARHLFYSLSSKGLDPNVSTITR from the coding sequence ATGGCTGAGTTGGGATGCATTCCGCTTGATGATTACACGCTAAGTATTGTGATTAATTGTTACTGCTTCTTGGGTAGAGTGGATTTTGGGTTTTCTATATTTGGTGGCTTCTTCAAGCGAGGTATTTTGCCCAATACGGCCACCTTTACCACTCTGCTCAAAGGACTCTTTCGGGAACACAAAATTCATGAGGCACAaggatttttcaagaaaataatatatGAAAAGCTATGCGTACCCGATAAAATTACGTATGGGACTGTGATAGATGGGCTTTCTAAGGCTGGAAACACTAGCATGGCCATTCAAGtccttagattcatggaaaaagGAGGAAGGTGCAGGCCTGATACAGCTGCTTACAGCACTATTATCGACGGGTTGTGCAAGGATAAAATGATGGATCAAGCTCTCTCCCTGTTACGCGAGATGATTGAGAAAGGAATTGCCCCTGATGTCATCACTTACAGTTGTTTGGTCCGGGGTCTGTGCAATTTAAGTAAATGGAAGGACGTTGAAAAGCTCTTGACTGAGATGAAGGCTTATAATATTGTTCCAAATGTTATTACTTTTAATATTCTTATTGATGCACTATGTAAGGAAGGACAGTTAGAAGGTGCAGAGGAGGTACTGAAAATCATGATTGAGCAAAATCAGAAGCCTGATAATGCTACATATAGCGCATTGATGGATGGGTACTGTTTACAAGGCCGAATGGATGAAGCAAAGAtagtttttgataaaatggctgCTAGCGGCCTTAATCCTGATGTTCAAAGCCATAGTATATTGATCAATGGTtatatgaagaaaatgaaagtggaAGCAGCCATGAGTCTCTTCCAAGAGATCCGACATAAAGGGTTAACACCGAATGTTGTTACCTATACCACTTTCCTGCAGGGTTTATTTAGTGTCGGGTGGTATCTTACAGCAATCGAAGCTTTCGATGAGATGCGAGCTGCTGGCTTAAAACCTAATTTTCACACTTACTGTGTTTTGTTGAATGGTTTATGCAAGAATTCACATGTTGAGGAAGCACTTCAATTTTTGCACAAGATGGAAGTTGATGGAGTAGATTGTCATATAACAATGTACAACATCGTCCTTGATGGATTATGCAAATGTGGGAAGCTTGACAGCGCCCGGCATCTTTTCTATAGTCTCTCTTCTAAAGGATTGGATCCTAATGTTTCAACTATAACACGATGA